A region of Hippoglossus stenolepis isolate QCI-W04-F060 chromosome 7, HSTE1.2, whole genome shotgun sequence DNA encodes the following proteins:
- the guf1 gene encoding translation factor Guf1, mitochondrial produces the protein MLLSVLSPAWRRGAPHFRLYRRRLPEPSVSYTVWRHRWMKTRPVSLSCCRRSSTQTHKENIDLSKFPVDRIRNFCIIAHIDHGKSTLADRLLEMTGAIVKTDKNKQVLDKLQVERERGITVKAQTASLFYSYQGQQYLLNLIDTPGHVDFSYEVSRSISACQGVLLIVDANQGIQAQTMANFYLAFEAQLAIIPVINKIDLKNADPERVEAQIEKVFDIPREECIRISAKLGTNVEMVLQAVVDRIPQPAASIDSPFKALVFDSNFDHYRGVVANIAVFGGRVRKGDKIVSTYLGKTYEVNELGLLRPDEHPTQKLFAGQVGYIIAGMKDVKEAQIGDTLYLQDQPVEALPGFKPAKPMVFAGMYPMDQSEYPGLRSAIERLTLNDSSVTVQRDSSLALGAGWRLGFLGLLHMEVFNQRLEQEYNASVIVTAPTVPYKAVLSSAKLIKEHGSEEITVVNPAHFPDRSVVSEYLEPMVIGTILSPDTYTGKIMSLCLNRRAIQKNMLYIDDQRVMMKYLFPLNEIVVDFYDQLKSMSSGYASFDYESAGYQTADLIRMDILLNGRPVEELTTIVNRDSAHASGKAMCERLKDSIPRQMFEIAIQAAIGSKVIARETIKAYRKNVLAKCYGGDITRKMKLLKRQAEGKKKMRRIGNVDVPKEAFINVLKRKDK, from the exons ATGTTGCTGTCCGTGTTGTCTCCTGCGTGGAGGAGAGGTGCTCCTCACTTCAGGCTGTACAGGAGGAGGCTGCCCGAGCCCAGTGTGAGCTACACAGTGTGGAGACACCGCTGGATGAAGACACGTCCTGTGtccctcagctgctgcaggaggagcagcacacagacacacaag GAGAACATTGACCTGTCCAAGTTCCCTGTGGACAGAATCAGGAACTTCTGCATCATCGCCCACATTGACCATGGAAAAAGCACCTTGGCTGACAGACTGCTCGAGATGACTG GGGCCATCGTGAAGACTGACAAGAACAAACAGGTGCTGGACAAGCTTCAGGTGGAGCGAGAGAGGGGGATCACAGTGAAGGCCCAGACGGCCTCATTGTTTTACAGCTACCAGGGGCAGCAGTACCTCCTGAACCTCATCGACACACCG GGTCATGTGGACTTCAGTTATGAAGTGTCTCGATCGATATCCGCGTGTCAAGGTGTTCTGTTAATCGTCGATGCCAATCAG GGGATTCAAGCACAGACGATGGCTAACTTCTACCTCGCATTTGAAGCTCAGCTGGCAATCATCCCCGTCATCAACAAG ATTGATTTGAAAAATGCGGATCCAGAGAGAGTGGAGGCACAGATTGAAAAGGTCTTTGATATCCCACGTGAGGAGTGCATTCGG ATCTCCGCTAAACTCGGAACAAATGTTGAAATGGTTCTACAAGCGGTTGTGGACAGGATTCCACA GCCCGCGGCAAGCATTGACAGCCCATTCAAAGCCTTAGTGTTTGACTCCAATTTCGACCACTACAGAGGAGTGGTGGCCAACATCGCTGTGTTCGGCGGTCGGGTCAGAAAGGGCGACAAGATCGTGTCAACTTATCTTGGCAAAACCTACGAGGTCAACGAGCTGGGGCTCCTCCGACCAGATGAGCACCCAACACAGAAACT atTTGCAGGTCAAGTGGGCTACATAATAGCAGGGATGAAGGATGTGAAGGAGGCTCAGATTGGAGACACACTCTACCTTCAGGATCAGCCTGTGGAGGCTCTCCCAGGTTTTAAACCTGCTAAACCTATGGTGTTTGCTG GCATGTATCCGATGGACCAGTCAGAATATCCAGGCCTCCGCAGCGCCATTGAGAGGCTGACCCTGAATGACTCAAGTGTCACAGTTCAGAGAGACAGCAGTCTGGCCCTGGGAGCAGGCTGGAG acTTGGCTTCCTGGGTCTTCTTCATATGGAGGTGTTCAATCAGAGGCTGGAGCAGGAATACAATGCCTCTGTTATAGTCACAGCGCCCACTGTTCCCTACAAGGCCGTCCTCTCCTCGGCCAAACTCATCAAG GAACATGGCAGTGAGGAAATAACCGTCGTGAACCCCGCTCATTTCCCAGACAGATCGGTTGTGTCGGAGTATTTGGAGCCCATGGTGATCGGGACCATTCTTTCTCCAGACACGTACACTGGCAAGATCATGTCTCTCTGCTTG AACCGCAGAGCTATCCAGAAGAACATGCTGTACATAGACGACCAGCGCGTCATGATGAAGTATCTCTTCCCCTTAAATGAAATTGTCGTGGATTTCTATGATCAGCTCAAATCAATGTCGTCTGGATATGCAAG CTTTGATTATGAAAGCGCAGGCTACCAGACTGCTGATCTGATAAGGATGGACATTCTGCTGAATGGACGACCGGTCGAAGAACTCACCACGATTGTGAACAG AGACAGTGCCCACGCTTCAGGGAAAGCCATGTGTGAGCGACTCAAAGACTCCATACCGAGACAGATGTTTGAGATAGCTATACAGGCAGCTATTGGAAGTAAGGTCATAGCAAGAGAGAC AATAAAGGCGTACAGGAAAAATGTGCTCGCCAAATGT TATGGAGGTGACATAACACGCaagatgaagctgctgaagaGACAAGCAGAGGGCAAGAAGAAGATGAGGCGTATTGGAAATGTGGACGTTCCCAAAGAGGCCTTCATTAATGTtctgaagagaaaagacaaatag